GGAAGTAGCTATGAGCAGGTTACCCATTTAATTGACAAAGGTACCGTGAAGGTGGGGATTATATTTCCACCGGATTATGCTAAACAGGTGAGAAAAGGGGATACCGCCACCGTACAGGTACTGGTGGATGCCACTGACAGTATGGTTTCCAATTCAGCCCTGGCCACGGCTAACTCCATAGGACTGTTAAAGTCCCAAAAGGTGATGGCTGAAAAGATAGGTGAATTAAAAACTCCCTATGATATTCGTGTCCGTCCCTGGTATAACCCGGACGGTATTACGGCCTATTATATGGTGCCAGCCATTTTAGGTATTATTGTCACCATGACCATGGTGATGATGACCAGTATGGGAATCGTCAGGGAACGGGAAAGGGGTACCCTGGAGCAACTGATGGTCACACCTATTAAATCCTACGAATTAATGATTGGTAAAATCATCCCTTATATTGTCCTGGGCTATTTGCAAATTACCGTCGCCCTGCTGGTGGGGTCCCTGGTTTTTGCCGTTCCCATTCGGGGTAGTTTGCTGGAGCTATATTTATTAACCCTTTTCTTTATTACAGCTTCCTTAGGATTGGGTGTTTTGATTTCTAATATTGCCAAAAACCAAATGCAAGCCATGCAGATGTCTTTTTTTATTCTCTTACCCAGTATTTTGCTTTCCGGCTTTTTGTTTCCCCGCGAGGCCATGCCGGATTTTATCATGTACCTTAGTAATTTAATCCCTTTAACCTTTTACCTGACCATTATCCGGGGTATTGCCTTAAAGGGCATTGGTTTCGCTTATTTGGTGCCTCAGGTAATAGCCCTGCTGGTATTTACCGTGGTGTTAATGGGCATCAGCATTGTCAAGTTTAAGAAAAAGATTGCTTAGCAAGGTGGTGAAAGGGTGACTACCAGAGAAAAAATAATATGGGGTTTTCGTAAGTTAGCAGAGGAGAAGGGTTTCTATTATGCCACCGTGGATGAATTGGCGGCTCTTAATAACATGAGTAAGCGTACCATTTATCGCTATTTTAAAAGTAAAGAGGAAATCATCGAGGCGGTTATGGAAAAACTCTTAAAAGAGACCGAAGTGGAAGTATTTGCTGCCCTGGATAAGCTGGACAATCCCATCGATAAAATGACCATGTTTGTTCAGATTGTTAGCCAAAGACTGAGGGAATTAACACCGGTATTAATAAGGGATTTACCTATACACTATCCCCAAATCTGGGATAAGGTAGAACAGTTTCGCACGGACAAACTTATCTTTCTCACCCAGATTATGGTGGAAGGTAGTAAACAGGGTTATTTAAAGGAGATCAATCACACCGTGGTGTCCGCTTCCCTGCTAGCCACCGTAAGGGCAGTGGTTAACCCAATTTTTATGATGGAGAATAACTTAAGTCCGGAGGAAACCTTTAAAACGGTAATGCATACCTTTCTCTACGGCATTGTGGCTGAAGATAAGAAGGTTCACTCCCAATAGTATAAGGCAGGGGATAGGCGGAAATACACAGGGGTATTTTTGCCTATCCCCTGCCTTTGAACAATAACCAAATTTCATAATCCTTTAACTTTACTTTTTCTAGGACAACATTCATTATTCTGATTCTTGTTTTGGCATAGTTTAGCTCCCGTAAAGGTATTTTAGCCGTAGCGGTTACCAATAGTAATTACCTCCGTCTGTAAGTCCTATAAAAAATCTTTCCTTATGTCGAACTATGGTATAAAATTGAACTACGGTTTAATTTTTCCCCAATATTTGTTTAGTTAGTTATTAAATAATTGACAGCTTATAACACATAGGCACTGATAATGTAATTATATACTAATAAATACAATTTGAGGACAAACCACTGGATAAATCTAGTTATATTTATGAGAGAAGGAGGAGGCAATGATTTTTAAATCATTAAAATGGAAACTGGCTCTGATTATTGCCATGTCACTAATGCTATCCTGTGTTGGTCTGATGTTTGTTGCCTATAGCGGCTTAATTACAACCGCCAATGAGTTGTCAGTACAGAGGGCGAAGAGTGATATGTCATTCACCTTGAAGGTGTTGGATTTATCTTATCCCGGTGAATGGCGGGTAGAGGGTGATCAGTTATATAAAGGTGACACCCTGATCAATGATAATAATGATATTGTGGATGATATAGCGAAACTTAGTGAGGGTACCTGTACAATATTTTTGGGTGATACACGAATTGCCACCAATGTAAAGAAAGAAGATGGCAGTAGGGCGGTGGGTACCCAAGCAGCCAAAGAAGTTTCCGAGATAGTTCTGGGAGGACAAGCATATCAAGGGGAAGCAGATGTCCTGGGGGAATTATATGAAGCCAACTATTCCCCCCTCAAAGATAATACCGGCAAAGTAATCGGTATGTTATACATAGGATTTTCTAAACAATCTATTAAGGATAATGTTTCTAAATATGCTGTTCAATTGGCCCTCGGCTGTCTGCTTGGTCTGGTTATTTTTGTCTTAATTAATATTTATATGGTAAATAAAGTAGTTGCCCAGCCTGTTATTGAATTGACTGAAAAACTTACAAAAGTTGCTAATAAGGACTTAACCGTAGCCCATATGGAAGTGAAAAGTAAAGATGAAATAGGGCAACTGGCTAACAACTTTAATCAAATGAAGGATAACTTAGAGCAGGTAATTAAGGGCATTGCCCAAACTGCCCGGGATGTGGCAGAAACGTCTACAGAATTGTCCGCCCAGGCTCAACAGACCAGTTCTGGGGCCTCAGAGACGGCGGCTACCATGACAGAGTTTGCCGCCGGTATAGATCAGATTTCCAATAACATTCAGGAAGTCGCCAAAACTTCAAGCAATGTCAATGCCTATGCCCAGGAAGGTAGCCAACAGGTAAAAGTGGTGGGTGAACAGTTTTCCGAAAATAACAGAGTGGTTGCTTCCCTGGGACAAGTAATCACAAATCTGGATCAGAAGTCAAAGGATATTTCCCAAATTGTGGGTTTAATTACCCAGATTGCCGACCAGACCAATTT
This region of Desulforamulus ferrireducens genomic DNA includes:
- a CDS encoding ABC transporter permease, yielding MSRILAVLYKEFLQMKRDRLTIGLIFMLPLVQLLLFGFAIQTEVKHIPTVVFDQSLSPESREMLEAFTASGYFDVVASGSSYEQVTHLIDKGTVKVGIIFPPDYAKQVRKGDTATVQVLVDATDSMVSNSALATANSIGLLKSQKVMAEKIGELKTPYDIRVRPWYNPDGITAYYMVPAILGIIVTMTMVMMTSMGIVRERERGTLEQLMVTPIKSYELMIGKIIPYIVLGYLQITVALLVGSLVFAVPIRGSLLELYLLTLFFITASLGLGVLISNIAKNQMQAMQMSFFILLPSILLSGFLFPREAMPDFIMYLSNLIPLTFYLTIIRGIALKGIGFAYLVPQVIALLVFTVVLMGISIVKFKKKIA
- a CDS encoding TetR/AcrR family transcriptional regulator, which encodes MTTREKIIWGFRKLAEEKGFYYATVDELAALNNMSKRTIYRYFKSKEEIIEAVMEKLLKETEVEVFAALDKLDNPIDKMTMFVQIVSQRLRELTPVLIRDLPIHYPQIWDKVEQFRTDKLIFLTQIMVEGSKQGYLKEINHTVVSASLLATVRAVVNPIFMMENNLSPEETFKTVMHTFLYGIVAEDKKVHSQ
- a CDS encoding methyl-accepting chemotaxis protein, producing MIFKSLKWKLALIIAMSLMLSCVGLMFVAYSGLITTANELSVQRAKSDMSFTLKVLDLSYPGEWRVEGDQLYKGDTLINDNNDIVDDIAKLSEGTCTIFLGDTRIATNVKKEDGSRAVGTQAAKEVSEIVLGGQAYQGEADVLGELYEANYSPLKDNTGKVIGMLYIGFSKQSIKDNVSKYAVQLALGCLLGLVIFVLINIYMVNKVVAQPVIELTEKLTKVANKDLTVAHMEVKSKDEIGQLANNFNQMKDNLEQVIKGIAQTARDVAETSTELSAQAQQTSSGASETAATMTEFAAGIDQISNNIQEVAKTSSNVNAYAQEGSQQVKVVGEQFSENNRVVASLGQVITNLDQKSKDISQIVGLITQIADQTNLLALNAAIEAARAGDAGRGFAVVAEEVRKLAEQSANSTKQISDIIAGIQQETQRAVNEMNATGVIVNSINQTISELEQGFGQIAEAVAELSSQIQAVAAASEQMSMGVQNVAASTEETTATIEEVTAAAERLTQMASDMEQMTKQFRL